In one Neobacillus sp. WH10 genomic region, the following are encoded:
- a CDS encoding winged helix-turn-helix domain-containing protein, whose product MVNILGKLTLTFKQVDIKTFKELLEFLKVDSMNIQIEKPMLYFDDFILNYDVRTVIGKNGEIAKLTTKEIEVLYMLATHKGRVFTKEQIYKLVWNYDNIPDSKNLTLVY is encoded by the coding sequence ATGGTCAATATTCTAGGAAAATTAACACTTACATTTAAACAGGTTGATATAAAAACATTTAAGGAACTCCTTGAATTTCTGAAAGTTGACTCTATGAATATACAGATTGAAAAACCAATGCTATATTTTGATGATTTTATCCTTAATTATGATGTAAGAACTGTTATTGGAAAAAATGGAGAGATTGCCAAATTAACCACAAAAGAAATAGAAGTGCTTTATATGTTAGCTACACATAAAGGAAGAGTGTTTACCAAAGAACAGATTTATAAATTAGTGTGGAACTATGATAATATTCCTGATTCAAAGAACCTTACCTTGGTCTACTAA
- a CDS encoding DUF2812 domain-containing protein, whose product MRKYRYFGALLDTQEKWLNKMASNGYKFIRVEKLLYEFEKCQPNSYVYKIDFVASKSKSKSEDYKSFLEGLGYKVFYKNINLNYSVGKIRVRPWAEKGGRVATNMGGTFNKELLIVEKKADGKPFELHTDLEDKISYAKTIRNSWLTLFALCIFIFALQFIDKPEISLGIIVALIIAILLLFPISLYQRQVIKYTNEKRTNE is encoded by the coding sequence TTTGGAGCTTTATTAGATACACAAGAAAAATGGCTTAACAAAATGGCTAGTAACGGTTATAAGTTTATTCGTGTTGAAAAGCTCTTATATGAATTTGAAAAATGCCAGCCAAATTCATATGTATATAAAATAGACTTTGTTGCCTCAAAATCTAAGTCAAAATCAGAAGACTATAAAAGTTTTTTAGAGGGATTAGGATATAAAGTGTTTTACAAGAATATCAATTTAAATTACTCTGTTGGAAAAATTCGTGTTCGCCCTTGGGCTGAAAAGGGAGGACGTGTAGCAACCAATATGGGAGGTACTTTCAATAAAGAATTGTTAATTGTGGAGAAAAAAGCTGACGGGAAACCTTTTGAACTTCATACAGACCTTGAGGATAAAATATCCTATGCTAAGACAATTCGTAACTCATGGCTGACATTATTTGCTCTCTGTATATTCATCTTTGCATTGCAGTTTATAGATAAACCAGAAATATCTTTAGGAATTATCGTAGCACTGATAATCGCTATTTTATTACTGTTCCCTATTAGTCTATATCAAAGGCAGGTTATAAAATATACAAATGAAAAGAGAACCAACGAGTAA
- the helD gene encoding RNA polymerase recycling motor HelD, whose amino-acid sequence MSAKDQVSVRDHKDYQAEVERLEFTKEYIRTILEISEGNKEFFVENMKQSFADLNSKDSSMSYTDLLANASFLELAESELKRLESVIGKPYFSRIDFTSNSTKKEEVLYIGKVSLFDRVTQQPIIVDWRSPIANVYYDGRLGDVSYEAYGETQTGYLALKRQYEIVDGLIKEIRDIDLTTHDELLQKSLTGKADNRLTEIVATIQNEQNEVIRASLKHPIIVQGAAGSGKTTIALHRISYFLYSFGFRFPPDKLMILAPNRLFIDYISAVLPELGVNKINQTTYIDFMRSCLGQKIKLFSPNSKLMKLLEDNGTNKSIQWVSSYKGSLEFKEVINRYINELEYNLAPQEDFVVENSVLMKGHKLKKLFLKEYTYLPIYKRIGKIKNLLEDDLKKKKSLMLSNLNKKYEEALEKALYNTKMKADKRKQKVVSLMEMKEKRKKRVEQEAKVAVKKYMDAFVMKDIFTLYKELMTSPERIKEHSTTLTEKECKILSKYCLRIFNRGAYELEDLAPIFYMKAKMEGIEEKYKMRSIFIDEAQDYSYFQFAALKEGFNTDLFTIVGDLAQGIHSYRGLNSWAPVLKDIFPNANYQSLQKSYRTTVEIMNLANDILQLIDQDLPKVEPVIRHGQKPHFKTIDPKNLEQVRVELEQDTASLIEEELHSIAIIGRTDRECQRINQILENSHLPIQLLEEKQEMKKGHIVILPSYLSKGLEFDSVMIVCLEERYSKVDLDIKLLYVSMTRPMHRLYLYGRGPSDFLLHHADDLHFDT is encoded by the coding sequence ATGAGTGCCAAAGATCAAGTGTCTGTCCGAGACCATAAAGACTATCAAGCAGAAGTGGAGCGCTTAGAGTTTACAAAGGAATATATCCGAACCATTTTAGAAATTTCTGAGGGAAATAAAGAATTTTTCGTTGAAAATATGAAACAATCTTTTGCCGACCTGAATTCTAAGGATAGTAGTATGAGCTATACGGATCTCCTCGCGAATGCAAGTTTTCTTGAATTAGCGGAAAGTGAACTGAAGAGGTTAGAAAGCGTGATTGGCAAACCATATTTTTCAAGGATTGATTTTACGAGCAATAGTACGAAAAAGGAAGAAGTTTTGTACATAGGCAAGGTATCATTGTTTGACCGTGTGACACAGCAGCCCATTATCGTGGATTGGAGGTCACCGATTGCCAATGTCTACTATGATGGCCGGCTGGGAGATGTGTCATATGAAGCATATGGGGAGACACAAACCGGTTACTTAGCGTTAAAGAGGCAGTATGAAATCGTCGATGGATTAATAAAAGAAATCCGAGATATCGATTTGACTACACACGATGAACTTTTGCAGAAATCTTTGACTGGTAAAGCAGACAATCGATTAACAGAAATCGTTGCGACCATTCAAAATGAGCAAAATGAAGTGATCCGGGCATCACTGAAGCACCCCATTATCGTTCAAGGAGCCGCTGGAAGCGGGAAAACAACCATCGCACTCCATAGAATATCCTACTTTCTCTATTCCTTTGGGTTTAGATTTCCTCCAGATAAATTAATGATTCTCGCACCCAACCGACTGTTTATTGATTATATATCTGCCGTCTTACCTGAACTAGGGGTCAACAAGATTAATCAAACCACCTATATCGATTTTATGAGAAGCTGCCTGGGGCAGAAAATAAAACTATTTTCACCAAATTCCAAGCTGATGAAGCTCCTTGAAGATAACGGAACAAATAAATCGATTCAATGGGTTTCCAGCTATAAAGGTTCACTCGAATTTAAGGAAGTAATCAATCGATATATAAATGAATTGGAATATAATCTTGCCCCACAAGAGGATTTTGTCGTGGAAAATTCTGTTCTGATGAAGGGGCATAAGCTCAAAAAACTATTTTTAAAAGAATATACGTACTTACCAATCTATAAAAGGATTGGAAAAATAAAAAACCTATTAGAAGATGATTTGAAAAAGAAGAAATCGCTGATGTTATCGAACCTTAACAAGAAGTATGAAGAAGCACTGGAGAAGGCCCTTTATAACACGAAGATGAAAGCAGATAAAAGAAAGCAAAAAGTAGTTTCCTTAATGGAGATGAAGGAAAAAAGAAAAAAGAGGGTGGAGCAAGAGGCAAAGGTCGCGGTAAAAAAATATATGGATGCATTTGTCATGAAAGATATTTTCACCTTGTATAAGGAACTAATGACTTCTCCTGAAAGGATCAAAGAGCATTCCACAACGCTTACTGAGAAAGAATGTAAGATTCTAAGTAAATATTGTTTGCGGATCTTTAATCGAGGTGCATACGAACTTGAGGATTTAGCTCCGATCTTTTATATGAAGGCAAAAATGGAGGGGATCGAGGAAAAATATAAAATGCGCAGTATTTTCATCGATGAAGCGCAGGATTACAGTTATTTTCAATTTGCCGCATTAAAAGAAGGCTTTAATACTGACTTGTTTACCATTGTGGGAGATTTAGCACAAGGAATTCATTCCTATCGCGGCTTGAATAGTTGGGCACCGGTATTGAAAGATATCTTCCCTAATGCGAATTATCAATCCTTACAAAAAAGCTATCGAACGACCGTTGAGATAATGAATTTGGCAAACGATATTCTTCAGTTGATCGACCAAGACTTGCCAAAGGTCGAACCAGTTATTCGACATGGCCAAAAACCACACTTTAAAACGATTGATCCTAAGAATCTGGAACAGGTAAGGGTGGAGCTGGAACAAGATACTGCCTCACTCATAGAGGAAGAGCTTCACTCCATTGCCATCATTGGACGTACCGACAGAGAATGCCAAAGAATTAATCAGATCCTAGAAAATAGCCATCTTCCGATTCAATTATTAGAGGAAAAGCAAGAGATGAAGAAGGGACATATCGTGATCCTACCTTCTTATTTATCGAAAGGGCTGGAGTTTGATTCCGTTATGATTGTATGCTTGGAAGAACGATACTCAAAGGTAGATCTGGATATCAAATTGTTGTACGTGTCCATGACAAGACCCATGCATCGATTGTATTTATACGGAAGAGGCCCATCAGATTTTTTATTACATCATGCGGACGATTTACATTTCGATACATAA